The genome window TTCTTACTCTATACTTTTTATGTTGTTACTCAAAAAACACCCAATTGGAAGCTTCATTTTAATCACTTTTCTATTTACATATTTGATTGGTGGAAGTTTAAATATCTGGATCAATCAAACTGAACTCAACTTACCAAAAACAATCACACTTTACTTATCAAGAATTGGTATTGTAATTGGCCCTGCGGTAAGTGCTATATTCATGTCTTACCTTCTAGAAAAGAGATTTGGAATCAGAAGTTTGCTATATAAACTCATTCCTTCTCAGAAGGAGATCACTTGGTTTATTACAATCCCAATATCCACTTTATTCATTTCTTTTTCAGCTTGCATTTTTAGTGGTATTTCACTTAATCTATTACTTGAAATGTTAAGCAACTCTTGGGAAATTCTACTACTTCATTATGTCTTACAAATTATAATTATAGGATTTGGGGAAGAACTAGGGTGGAGAGGATGGCTTTTCCCTAAACTAACTGAAACCTATTCATTCCTGTATTCAATACTTATATTTTTCATCACTTGGGTACTATGGCACTTACCAATTCTATTTTCAGGTGCTGAAATTGTCATTCCTTGGTTTTTTGTTGCTATTTCTGTCACTTCTATCCTTACCTTTCTTTGGATTAAGACAAATGGGAATGTCTTTGTTTTAGCCTATGTACACGGGTGCATAAATGCTCCCCAATTCTTTATAGAAAATGAATTAGATCTGCCACAAGAAGTTATTCTTGAAAGTTGGAAAGTCAGTGGATTTATACATCTTGGTCTAAGTATCGTGTTCCTGTCCCTACTTCGAAAACACATTGTTACAGGCTTAAACAAACGAATTCAATGATGATTTTAACTTAGTCTTTAGAGATAAAAACGCTCACTTTATACTGTATTCATTAATCTCTATTTATAGTAATAAACACAACTCTCATTTTTAGATGCGACTTTGTTGCATTTAAAAATGAGAGTTTATACTTTTGAGGAAAATTTCCCCTAAAAAATCGAATTTATAGATGGTAATTTCTCAGAAATCAGATGTGTTTGGAGCTTGGGCTAGTGGTTTATGTCTGATTCATTGCCTTGCAACTCCATTATTGTACGTTGCCAAAATCTGTACATCGTCTTGCTGTTCAGACACTCCTATGTGGTGGTCTAGCTTAGACTATATCTTCTTAGGGATTTCATTAGTAGCTGTTTATTGGTCTAGTATAAACAGTAGTAAAACTTGGGTAAGATACGCTTTATGGATGAATTGGGTTGTATTAAGTGGAATACTACTCAACGAACATTTTCACTTCTTTTCATTGGCTGAAGAAAGTATTTATCTCCCAACCCTAAGTCTCATTTTACTTCACATATACAATAAAAAATACTGTCAGTGTGCCTCAGACGAATGTTGCACATCTGATCAATAAGAATACATCCTCATGGAAAATAAAGAAATCGAATTAATAGGTGACAACCACCTATCTAGCAATATAGAAACACCTCTTCGTCCTGATGCTTTTGAAAAGTCTGATGAAGAGAAAATTCAAAATATTGAAGGACATTTTGCTAAAATCATGGAAGAACTTGGCCTAGACCTAACAGACTCTAGCCTATCAGGGACTCCATACCGATTTGCCAAAATGTATGTCAAAGAATTATTCTATGGACTTGATCCTAAGAATAAACCTAGAATGTCCACTTTCGAGAATAAATATGGCTATCACAAAATGTTGATTGAGCAAAATATCACACTCAATTCTTCATGTGAACACCACTTTCTTCCAATCGTCGGACATGCACACATCGGGTATATACCTAAAGACAAAGTAGTAGGTCTTTCAAAAATCAACAGATTGGTAGACTACTATGCACACCGTCCACAAGTTCAAGAACGTTTGTGTTCACAAATCTTGAATGACCTTCAACAACTTTTAGGGACAGATGATGTGATTGTCGTTGTAAATGCACAACACCTATGTGTCTCTTCAAGAGGTATCAAAGATCAAAACAGCTCTACTGTTTCAATTGAATATGGCGGCCGTTTTGAGGATATCACTTACAGAAACGAATTCTTTACAAGCTTAAAAAAATAATTTAACCCTATTATGTCTATCGCAAGAAAACTGCCTGTCACTGTTCTTAGTGGGTTTCTAGGTTCAGGAAAAACAACCTTACTTAATCATGTTCTACACAATAAAGAAGGCTTAAAAGTAGCTGTTATTGTAAACGACATGAGCGAAGTAAACGTGGATGCTGATTTGGTTAAAAGTGAAAACACACTTTCGCGTACCGAAGAAAAGTTAGTTGAAATGAGTAATGGCTGTATTTGCTGTACACTTCGCGAAGACTTAATGGTAGAGGTTGAACGTTTAGCCAAAGAAAATAGGTTTGACTATCTATTGATAGAAAGTTCAGGAATTAGTGAGCCTGTACCTGTGGCTCAAACGTTCAGCTTTATAGATGAAGAAAACGGAATTGACCTTTCTCAGTTTAGTTACATAGACTGTATGGTTACTGTTGTTGATGCTTTCAATTTCTTCAAAGATTTTGGTAGTGCCGAACTACTCATAGACCGAAACCTATCAGATATTGAAGGCGATGTCCGTACCATAGTCAACCTCCTTACCGACCAAATTGAATTTGCGAATGTCATCATTCTCAACAAAACTGATTTGGTAAGTAAAGATACTTTAGGAGTCTTGAAAGCAGCGATACACAAGCTTAATCCTAAAGCTAAAATTATCGAGTCTAGCTTTAGTAAAGTACCTCCTCAAGAAATTCTGAATACAGGAATGTTTGACTATGATGAGGCTGAACAAAGTTCTGCTTGGATAGAAGAGGCTAAAAAAGATCATCATACTCCAGAAACAGAAGAATACGGTATTAGTTCTTTTGTGTATCGTAACAAAAGACCTTTTGATCCTAATCGTTTCTGGCAATTCATCCAAACCCAATTTCCACATTCTATCATCAGAAGTAAGGGATTATTTTGGCTAGCTTCAAGACCAGAGCAAGCACTTATTTGGGGACAAGCAGGTGGTTCTGTACGTGCCGAAAGTGCTGGTGTTTGGTGGAGTAGTATGCCTTTCGAACAACGAAGTCATTATGCTTCTTTTATCGAAAATCAAGAGTATATCGAGTCTGAATGGGATCAACAATTTGGTGACCGCAAAAATGAGCTCGTTTTTATTGGGCAAGACATGGATACAGAACTCATCATTGCTCAACTTGATCATTGCCTTAGTAC of Sediminitomix flava contains these proteins:
- a CDS encoding GTP-binding protein translates to MSIARKLPVTVLSGFLGSGKTTLLNHVLHNKEGLKVAVIVNDMSEVNVDADLVKSENTLSRTEEKLVEMSNGCICCTLREDLMVEVERLAKENRFDYLLIESSGISEPVPVAQTFSFIDEENGIDLSQFSYIDCMVTVVDAFNFFKDFGSAELLIDRNLSDIEGDVRTIVNLLTDQIEFANVIILNKTDLVSKDTLGVLKAAIHKLNPKAKIIESSFSKVPPQEILNTGMFDYDEAEQSSAWIEEAKKDHHTPETEEYGISSFVYRNKRPFDPNRFWQFIQTQFPHSIIRSKGLFWLASRPEQALIWGQAGGSVRAESAGVWWSSMPFEQRSHYASFIENQEYIESEWDQQFGDRKNELVFIGQDMDTELIIAQLDHCLSTDDELADGDWENGYEDNWPVERSYPLS
- a CDS encoding type II CAAX endopeptidase family protein, whose protein sequence is MLLLKKHPIGSFILITFLFTYLIGGSLNIWINQTELNLPKTITLYLSRIGIVIGPAVSAIFMSYLLEKRFGIRSLLYKLIPSQKEITWFITIPISTLFISFSACIFSGISLNLLLEMLSNSWEILLLHYVLQIIIIGFGEELGWRGWLFPKLTETYSFLYSILIFFITWVLWHLPILFSGAEIVIPWFFVAISVTSILTFLWIKTNGNVFVLAYVHGCINAPQFFIENELDLPQEVILESWKVSGFIHLGLSIVFLSLLRKHIVTGLNKRIQ
- a CDS encoding MerC domain-containing protein; amino-acid sequence: MVISQKSDVFGAWASGLCLIHCLATPLLYVAKICTSSCCSDTPMWWSSLDYIFLGISLVAVYWSSINSSKTWVRYALWMNWVVLSGILLNEHFHFFSLAEESIYLPTLSLILLHIYNKKYCQCASDECCTSDQ
- the folE gene encoding GTP cyclohydrolase I FolE, with the translated sequence MENKEIELIGDNHLSSNIETPLRPDAFEKSDEEKIQNIEGHFAKIMEELGLDLTDSSLSGTPYRFAKMYVKELFYGLDPKNKPRMSTFENKYGYHKMLIEQNITLNSSCEHHFLPIVGHAHIGYIPKDKVVGLSKINRLVDYYAHRPQVQERLCSQILNDLQQLLGTDDVIVVVNAQHLCVSSRGIKDQNSSTVSIEYGGRFEDITYRNEFFTSLKK